A part of bacterium genomic DNA contains:
- a CDS encoding glycosyltransferase family 2 protein, whose translation MLVAIFVLSLALLAYVYAGYPVLARLLGAAAGRTVRHDDAHEPTVTVVIAAYNEAAHIAATVRNKLEQDYPADKLDVIVVSDESEDGTDELVTGLGSDRVRLIRQVPRQGKTSGLNLALPEATGEIIVFSDANSLYAPDTIRLLVSNFADPAVGYVTGRMVYKAPDGSLTGEGCSAYMQYENKLREWETQLGSVVGVDGGVDAMRREIYTPMNADQLPDFVQPLTVREQGHRVVYEPRALLYEDALADSGDEYRMRVRVGLRAFHALKDKAALLDPVRFGVFAWQLWSHKALRYMAFLFQAAAFTTNWALASRTNQAVWVFLFLAQIVVYAMALYGHTMTRQGQKPPRLVSLVYFLCVVNLASAQAFWRFLRGQKQVTWNPRT comes from the coding sequence ATGCTCGTCGCCATCTTCGTGCTCAGCCTCGCGCTGCTCGCCTACGTCTACGCCGGCTATCCGGTGCTGGCGCGCCTGCTCGGCGCCGCCGCCGGCCGCACGGTGCGCCACGACGACGCGCACGAGCCCACGGTGACGGTCGTCATCGCCGCCTACAACGAGGCCGCCCACATCGCCGCCACGGTGCGCAACAAGCTCGAGCAGGACTACCCTGCCGACAAGCTCGACGTGATCGTGGTCAGCGACGAGTCCGAGGACGGCACCGACGAACTGGTCACCGGCCTCGGTTCGGACCGGGTGCGGCTCATCCGCCAGGTGCCCCGCCAAGGCAAGACCAGCGGCCTGAACCTGGCCCTGCCCGAGGCCACCGGCGAGATCATCGTCTTCTCCGACGCCAACTCCCTCTACGCGCCCGACACGATCCGGCTGCTGGTGAGCAACTTCGCCGACCCGGCGGTCGGCTACGTGACCGGGCGCATGGTGTACAAGGCGCCCGACGGCAGCCTCACCGGCGAGGGCTGCAGCGCGTACATGCAGTACGAGAACAAGCTGCGCGAGTGGGAGACGCAGCTCGGTTCGGTCGTCGGGGTCGACGGCGGCGTCGACGCCATGCGCCGCGAGATCTACACCCCCATGAACGCCGACCAGCTGCCCGACTTCGTGCAGCCCCTGACCGTGCGCGAGCAGGGCCACCGCGTGGTGTACGAGCCGCGGGCCCTGCTCTACGAGGACGCCCTCGCCGACAGTGGCGACGAGTACCGCATGCGCGTCCGCGTGGGCCTGCGCGCCTTCCACGCCCTGAAGGACAAGGCCGCCCTGCTCGACCCGGTGCGCTTCGGCGTCTTCGCGTGGCAGCTCTGGTCGCACAAAGCATTGCGCTACATGGCGTTCCTGTTCCAGGCGGCGGCCTTCACGACGAACTGGGCCCTGGCCAGCCGCACCAACCAGGCCGTCTGGGTCTTCCTCTTCCTGGCCCAGATCGTCGTCTACGCCATGGCTCTCTACGGCCACACCATGACCCGCCAGGGTCAGAAGCCGCCGCGCCTCGTCAGCCTCGTCTACTTCCTGTGCGTGGTGAATCTCGCCAGCGCCCAGGCCTTCTGGCGGTTCCTGCGCGGCCAGAAGCAGGTCACCTGGAATCCCCGCACCTGA
- a CDS encoding VanZ family protein codes for MKTPRPEPAVRPPRFLTDPRFGLALLLVLIVPFLVPIPMELRRHPIIGPLGNQVHVVLMGVFTLLFYWWGPLRGRLLGSALATAGLGVAIEIVQMPLGRSAAVFDVVLDLVGVAIICGWVIWRGHGRRAGLVLAVAAFLVVPYRIYDLPFEAAASYAARDSFPLLADLEGRHDRWLWLGNGARLEVATPADGPGRVVRVTSKPDSHWPGAEFRHFPHDWSAADSLLIDLRLMSGPAETQRMGIRLDDFAGRHDESWVGVGAEIGPAWTTVRIPLRDRMTRNEAGPTGRPFDLHDVDRVLVFGHRPTGPIVFEVDNVRLTLAPRTGFDLPSDDP; via the coding sequence ATGAAGACGCCGCGCCCGGAACCGGCGGTGCGCCCGCCCCGCTTCCTGACCGATCCCCGCTTCGGCCTGGCGCTGCTGCTGGTGCTGATCGTCCCCTTCCTGGTGCCCATCCCCATGGAGCTGCGCCGGCACCCGATCATCGGGCCCCTGGGCAACCAGGTGCACGTGGTGCTGATGGGCGTCTTCACCCTGCTGTTCTACTGGTGGGGACCGCTGCGCGGCCGGCTGCTCGGCAGCGCGCTCGCCACGGCCGGACTCGGCGTGGCCATCGAGATCGTGCAGATGCCCCTCGGGCGCAGCGCCGCGGTCTTCGACGTCGTGCTCGACCTCGTCGGCGTCGCCATCATCTGCGGCTGGGTGATCTGGCGCGGCCACGGCCGCCGCGCCGGCCTCGTGCTGGCGGTCGCCGCCTTCCTGGTGGTGCCCTACCGCATCTACGACCTGCCCTTCGAGGCCGCCGCCTCCTACGCCGCCCGCGACTCGTTCCCGCTCCTGGCCGATCTCGAGGGCCGCCACGACCGCTGGCTGTGGCTCGGCAACGGCGCCCGGCTCGAGGTCGCCACGCCCGCCGACGGGCCGGGGCGGGTCGTGCGGGTGACGTCGAAACCCGACAGCCACTGGCCCGGCGCCGAGTTCCGCCACTTCCCCCACGACTGGTCGGCGGCCGACAGCCTGCTGATCGACCTGCGGCTCATGTCCGGCCCGGCGGAGACCCAGCGCATGGGCATCCGTCTCGACGACTTCGCGGGCCGCCACGACGAGTCCTGGGTCGGCGTCGGCGCCGAGATCGGCCCGGCCTGGACGACGGTGCGCATCCCCCTGCGCGACCGCATGACCCGCAACGAGGCCGGCCCCACCGGCCGCCCCTTCGACCTGCACGACGTCGACCGGGTCCTGGTCTTCGGGCACCGGCCCACCGGGCCGATCGTGTTCGAGGTGGACAACGTGCGGTTGACCCTGGCGCCGCGGACCGGATTTGACCTCCCGTCGGACGATCCCTAA
- a CDS encoding choice-of-anchor D domain-containing protein: MRKFVIVPVRPASSALSVLLLILAGLVGATGAVADAADAGCEIMPASVDFGDVTLGNVAFELVVVRNVGDVVLHLDPSSDHPSFVPSLDTNDLAPGEQAVLEIRFQPFLPIVSQSGTIDLGPGACAPIPVVGRGIPITGIDLLGIYWDDQFGVAHGEVGLVPTQLPGYLVLKSPTPAAGLAGWEARVEPTAPGAELVDWQLRGGGVNAGLAPDFLVALASPLPGADIYVLAEFSALISLPDTRHEFRVGAPDGASLPGQMSWSEPDGGPRHAMNPVLAGGVVASVTHDTEPDCGFLHRVVDFGPMAVGSRATINDWVSNGTSQEIVITPSCDHPDISIETRVAVIPPGGQGYFTIHFAPSATGVLDAVVDLGTDVCDDVIVLGEATPAPPGGADQIGVFWDAEHTETNLLLDGSTPVVSGYLVLAHPGAPGGVSGWECRLEIVGSGVLANTAFSGQFVNVGIAPDYVVGLASPLPYTDDVVLAQLDFLTLDPFGATLISLLPTSVPGVPGQMNWVSGADTDFLRRMLPATGRDLVATINGEAPVAVSLPTPSVLGRDRSVELSWRVASGDWDGFHVYRRASDGIPERRTAAALAPAPAGLVFHDDLSDAVPGTRLFYSYAALKDGVELGRSAEVEILAPELPAFATRLQPNVPNPFNPATEIRFELGRAQKVDVKIYDVTGRLVRTLVDESRAAGPHAEMWQGRDDAGRPVASGAYYVRLITADGVDNRKIMLLK, from the coding sequence ATGCGCAAGTTCGTGATTGTGCCGGTTCGTCCGGCGAGTTCGGCCCTGTCCGTTCTCCTGCTGATCCTGGCCGGATTGGTGGGAGCGACCGGGGCCGTGGCCGACGCGGCCGACGCCGGCTGCGAGATCATGCCGGCATCCGTCGACTTCGGTGACGTGACCCTGGGCAACGTGGCCTTCGAACTCGTCGTCGTGCGCAACGTCGGCGACGTCGTGCTCCATCTCGATCCGTCGTCCGACCACCCCTCCTTCGTCCCGTCGCTCGACACGAACGACCTGGCGCCCGGCGAGCAGGCCGTGCTCGAGATCCGCTTCCAGCCGTTCCTGCCCATCGTCAGCCAGTCCGGAACGATCGACCTCGGCCCGGGGGCGTGCGCGCCGATCCCGGTCGTCGGTCGCGGCATCCCCATCACCGGCATCGATCTCCTCGGCATCTACTGGGACGACCAGTTCGGCGTCGCCCATGGCGAAGTGGGCCTGGTGCCCACGCAGCTGCCCGGCTATCTGGTGCTGAAGAGCCCGACGCCGGCCGCGGGACTCGCCGGCTGGGAGGCGCGGGTCGAGCCGACCGCGCCGGGTGCCGAACTCGTCGACTGGCAGCTTCGCGGCGGCGGCGTCAACGCGGGTCTCGCGCCCGACTTCCTCGTCGCCCTCGCCTCGCCCCTGCCCGGCGCCGACATCTACGTGCTGGCCGAGTTCAGCGCGCTGATCTCCCTGCCGGACACCCGGCACGAGTTCCGCGTCGGCGCCCCGGACGGCGCCAGCCTGCCCGGCCAGATGTCCTGGTCCGAACCCGACGGCGGCCCGCGCCACGCCATGAACCCGGTCCTCGCCGGCGGCGTCGTCGCCAGCGTGACCCACGACACGGAACCCGACTGCGGCTTCCTGCATCGCGTGGTCGACTTCGGCCCCATGGCCGTCGGTTCGCGGGCCACGATCAACGACTGGGTCAGCAACGGCACCAGCCAGGAGATCGTCATCACCCCGAGCTGCGACCACCCGGACATCTCGATCGAGACGCGGGTGGCGGTCATCCCGCCCGGCGGGCAGGGCTACTTCACGATCCACTTCGCGCCCAGCGCCACGGGGGTCCTCGACGCGGTCGTCGACCTCGGCACCGACGTCTGCGACGACGTCATCGTGCTGGGCGAAGCCACGCCGGCACCTCCCGGCGGGGCCGACCAGATCGGCGTCTTCTGGGACGCGGAGCACACCGAGACGAATCTGCTGCTGGACGGCTCGACGCCCGTCGTGTCGGGCTACCTCGTGCTCGCCCATCCCGGCGCACCCGGCGGCGTCTCCGGCTGGGAATGCCGCCTCGAGATCGTCGGATCCGGCGTCCTGGCGAACACGGCCTTCAGCGGGCAGTTCGTCAACGTCGGCATTGCCCCGGACTACGTGGTCGGCCTCGCCAGCCCGTTGCCCTACACCGACGACGTGGTGCTGGCCCAGCTCGATTTCCTGACCCTCGATCCGTTCGGAGCGACGCTCATTTCGCTGCTCCCGACGAGCGTCCCCGGGGTTCCGGGGCAGATGAACTGGGTGAGCGGGGCGGACACCGACTTCCTGCGCCGCATGCTGCCGGCGACGGGGCGCGATCTGGTCGCGACCATCAACGGGGAAGCTCCGGTCGCCGTGAGTCTGCCGACGCCCTCCGTCCTCGGCCGCGACCGCTCCGTCGAGCTGAGCTGGCGGGTCGCGTCCGGCGACTGGGACGGGTTCCATGTCTACCGGCGCGCCTCCGACGGGATCCCCGAACGTCGGACCGCCGCGGCCCTCGCCCCCGCGCCCGCGGGTCTCGTCTTCCACGACGACCTGTCGGACGCCGTCCCCGGCACCCGCCTCTTCTACAGCTACGCCGCCCTGAAGGACGGCGTCGAACTCGGCCGCAGCGCCGAGGTGGAGATCCTGGCGCCCGAGCTGCCGGCCTTCGCGACGAGGCTGCAGCCCAACGTCCCCAACCCCTTCAACCCGGCCACCGAGATCCGCTTCGAGCTCGGTCGCGCGCAGAAGGTCGACGTGAAGATCTACGACGTCACCGGCCGCCTCGTGCGCACGCTCGTCGACGAATCCCGCGCCGCCGGACCCCACGCCGAAATGTGGCAGGGCCGCGACGACGCCGGCCGTCCCGTCGCCAGCGGCGCCTACTACGTCCGGCTCATCACCGCAGACGGTGTCGACAACCGCAAGATCATGCTCTTGAAGTGA
- a CDS encoding T9SS type A sorting domain-containing protein has translation MPIPAGSSGFETVVVTNAGDADLVLDPRSNQPEFIVAPGPIVIAPGGEASISVEFVAPVTWNWYEGWIDLGADACGGLAVYGWSLGRTESDLLAAYWDERHFGYFDVEIHTVPATIPGYLVLHRPSLIGNIDGWECRVEPTAPGLDLIGWELAGGGVNLASMPDLVVSLESPLPTADDVVLATFEAVVSIPGMQHVIGASPVSDPVLPGQMSWYSESADQHVAMSTIRFDDSIGSILHDAAPDCIRNSFGIDFGPLAVGGEVRTSVRIDNPTVQPMPLNPTCDAEGIRFSLSRTEIPPYSATTLEVIYAPGVEGILDSVVDLGLSACPGVPLTGIATPAVPGGVDQLGIYFDEAHGATNIDPDGVLPFVPGYLVLKSASTTGGLGGWQCRVQVDGPAEFVGLEVPGRATIFRTLPDVVVSYLEPRPYGAEILLASLYFMVDDPHAYSEISLLPHADQRPEEPMYWMNRPFGLGPRITMFPATGQPLVATINGEGTVAVQLPTPSAHRQARQVELSWHVSGEEWSGFHVYRRLGVDGAAERRTDQPLTGHNGALAFVDDLAGLPGGGAVFYSYAALQDGVEKARSAEVEIDLADLPVARTGLQPNVPNPFNPATEIRFELGRAQKVDVKIYDVTGRLVRTLVDESRAAGPHAEMWQGRDDAGRPVASGAYYVRLITADGVDNRKIMLLK, from the coding sequence ATGCCCATACCCGCCGGGTCGTCCGGGTTCGAGACGGTCGTCGTGACCAACGCGGGCGACGCCGATCTGGTCCTGGACCCGCGGAGCAACCAGCCGGAGTTCATCGTCGCACCAGGACCGATCGTGATCGCCCCGGGCGGCGAAGCCTCGATCTCCGTGGAGTTCGTGGCGCCGGTCACCTGGAACTGGTATGAAGGTTGGATCGATCTCGGGGCCGACGCCTGCGGGGGCCTGGCGGTCTACGGGTGGAGCCTCGGGCGGACCGAGTCCGACCTGTTGGCGGCGTACTGGGACGAGAGACACTTCGGCTACTTCGATGTCGAGATCCACACCGTTCCGGCCACGATTCCCGGCTACCTGGTGCTGCACCGGCCCAGCCTGATCGGCAACATCGACGGCTGGGAGTGCCGGGTCGAACCGACGGCCCCCGGTCTCGATCTGATCGGCTGGGAGCTCGCCGGCGGTGGCGTGAACCTGGCCAGCATGCCCGATCTCGTCGTCAGCCTCGAGTCGCCGCTGCCCACCGCCGACGACGTGGTGCTGGCGACTTTCGAGGCCGTCGTCTCCATACCCGGAATGCAGCACGTGATCGGCGCCTCTCCCGTGAGCGACCCGGTCCTGCCCGGGCAGATGTCCTGGTACTCCGAGAGCGCCGACCAGCACGTCGCCATGTCGACCATCCGCTTCGACGACTCCATCGGCTCGATCCTCCACGATGCGGCTCCGGACTGCATCCGGAATTCGTTCGGGATCGACTTCGGGCCGCTCGCCGTCGGCGGCGAAGTGCGGACCTCGGTGCGGATCGACAACCCGACCGTCCAGCCGATGCCGCTGAATCCGACCTGCGATGCCGAGGGGATCCGTTTTTCGTTGTCCCGCACCGAAATCCCGCCCTACTCGGCGACCACCCTGGAAGTCATCTACGCACCGGGGGTCGAAGGCATCCTCGATTCGGTCGTCGACCTCGGGCTCTCCGCCTGCCCGGGCGTTCCGCTCACGGGCATCGCCACGCCGGCGGTTCCCGGGGGCGTCGACCAGCTCGGCATCTACTTCGACGAGGCCCACGGCGCGACCAACATCGATCCGGACGGAGTGCTCCCCTTCGTCCCCGGATACCTGGTCCTGAAGAGCGCCAGCACCACCGGCGGCCTGGGCGGTTGGCAGTGCCGGGTCCAGGTCGACGGGCCGGCCGAGTTCGTGGGCCTCGAGGTCCCGGGGCGCGCCACGATCTTCAGAACTCTGCCGGATGTCGTCGTCAGCTACCTGGAACCCCGGCCCTACGGCGCGGAGATCCTGCTGGCCAGCCTGTACTTCATGGTGGACGACCCCCACGCATATTCGGAGATCTCGTTGCTGCCGCACGCCGATCAGCGTCCGGAGGAGCCCATGTACTGGATGAACCGGCCCTTCGGCCTCGGGCCCCGGATCACCATGTTCCCCGCCACCGGCCAGCCGCTCGTAGCGACCATCAACGGCGAGGGGACGGTCGCCGTGCAGCTGCCGACCCCTTCGGCGCACCGGCAGGCCCGGCAGGTCGAGTTGAGCTGGCACGTCTCCGGCGAGGAGTGGAGCGGTTTCCACGTCTACCGCCGCCTCGGGGTCGACGGCGCCGCCGAACGCCGCACGGATCAGCCCCTGACCGGACACAACGGCGCCCTCGCGTTCGTGGACGATCTGGCCGGACTGCCCGGGGGCGGAGCGGTCTTCTACAGCTACGCCGCCCTGCAGGACGGGGTCGAGAAAGCCCGCAGCGCCGAGGTCGAAATCGACCTCGCCGACCTGCCCGTGGCCCGGACCGGGCTGCAGCCCAACGTCCCCAACCCTTTCAATCCGGCCACCGAGATCCGCTTCGAGCTCGGCCGCGCGCAGAAGGTCGACGTGAAGATCTACGACGTCACCGGCCGCCTCGTGCGCACGCTCGTCGATGAATCCCGCGCCGCCGGACCCCACGCCGAAATGTGGCAGGGTCGCGACGACGCCGGCCGTCCCGTCGCCAGCGGCGCCTACTACGTCCGGCTCATCACCGCAGACGGTGTCGACAACCGCAAGATCATGCTCTTGAAGTGA
- a CDS encoding superoxide dismutase, whose product MAHVLPELPYAKNGLEPHISAETLEYHHGKHHQAYVNNLNKLIEGTEFANKSLEDIVKTAPRGGLFNNAAQVWNHTFYFFGMSPNGGGEPKGALADAINAAFGSFAEFKEKFSNAAATNFGSGWTWLVKDGGGKLEILNTDDAESALTSGKTPVLTIDVWEHAYYVDKRNARPAYIDAWWNVVNWEKAAEHFGS is encoded by the coding sequence ATGGCCCACGTTCTGCCCGAACTTCCGTACGCGAAGAACGGTCTCGAGCCCCACATCTCGGCCGAGACCCTCGAGTACCACCACGGCAAGCACCATCAGGCCTACGTCAACAACCTGAACAAGCTCATCGAGGGCACCGAGTTCGCGAACAAGTCCCTCGAGGACATCGTCAAGACCGCGCCCCGGGGCGGCCTGTTCAACAACGCGGCCCAGGTGTGGAACCACACGTTCTACTTCTTCGGCATGAGCCCCAACGGCGGCGGCGAGCCCAAGGGCGCCCTGGCCGACGCCATCAACGCCGCCTTCGGCAGCTTCGCCGAGTTCAAGGAGAAGTTCAGCAACGCCGCGGCCACCAACTTCGGTTCGGGCTGGACCTGGCTGGTGAAGGACGGCGGCGGCAAGCTGGAGATCCTGAACACCGACGACGCCGAGAGCGCCCTGACCAGCGGCAAGACGCCGGTCCTGACCATCGACGTGTGGGAGCACGCCTACTACGTCGACAAGCGCAACGCCCGCCCCGCGTACATCGATGCGTGGTGGAACGTCGTGAACTGGGAGAAGGCGGCCGAGCACTTCGGTTCGTAG
- a CDS encoding methyltransferase domain-containing protein yields MTDISLLDHYDQPDLATRILAALRGQGLDPDRLTLDDLALLDEFHIRGADATRELAALADLSPASHVLDLGAGLGGPARRLADLSGCRVTGLELVPGFCGAATLLTGLVGLSDRVAFHVGDMAELPFPAGSFDRAWFQHTLANVADKAGVAAEVRRVLRPGGKVLLYEVCRGPGGPVHLPVPWASAPAHSHLLTPDELLGVFAAAGFTITRRDDSTAAAVAWLDGVAAAPRPDAPPRGPRPHLGLVMGPDAGLKSRNLGRNLREGRITVLTAVGEA; encoded by the coding sequence ATGACCGACATCTCCCTGCTCGACCACTATGATCAGCCCGACCTGGCGACGCGCATCCTGGCGGCCCTGCGCGGGCAGGGCCTCGATCCCGACCGGCTCACCCTCGACGACCTCGCCCTGCTCGACGAATTCCACATCCGCGGTGCGGACGCGACCCGCGAGCTGGCGGCCCTGGCCGACCTGTCGCCGGCCTCCCACGTGCTCGATCTGGGTGCGGGGCTCGGCGGGCCGGCGCGGCGCCTGGCCGACCTCTCCGGCTGCCGCGTGACGGGACTCGAACTGGTGCCCGGCTTCTGTGGCGCGGCGACCCTGCTGACCGGGTTGGTGGGCCTGTCCGACCGCGTGGCGTTCCATGTGGGCGACATGGCCGAACTGCCGTTCCCGGCCGGCAGCTTCGATCGGGCCTGGTTCCAGCACACCCTGGCCAACGTCGCCGACAAGGCCGGCGTCGCGGCCGAGGTGCGGCGCGTGCTGCGACCGGGGGGGAAGGTGCTGCTGTACGAGGTGTGTCGCGGGCCGGGCGGACCGGTCCACCTGCCCGTGCCCTGGGCCAGCGCGCCCGCCCACAGCCACCTGCTGACGCCGGACGAACTGCTCGGTGTCTTCGCCGCGGCCGGTTTCACCATCACCCGGCGCGACGACTCGACCGCCGCGGCGGTCGCCTGGCTCGACGGCGTGGCCGCCGCGCCGCGACCCGACGCCCCGCCGCGGGGGCCGCGTCCGCATCTGGGTCTGGTCATGGGGCCGGACGCCGGCCTCAAGAGCCGCAACCTGGGTCGCAACCTGCGCGAAGGGCGCATCACCGTCCTGACGGCCGTGGGCGAGGCCTGA
- a CDS encoding antibiotic biosynthesis monooxygenase, whose protein sequence is MTIVAIFEAVAGREDELAAALAALVAPTRAEDGCLDYDLHRDLERPGRFLFYENWTTRAAWNAHMESPHLRRHRETSPPLVARAEILQMEPTEGPD, encoded by the coding sequence CTGACCATCGTCGCCATCTTCGAGGCCGTCGCCGGCCGCGAGGACGAGCTCGCCGCCGCCCTCGCCGCCCTGGTCGCGCCCACCCGCGCCGAGGACGGTTGCCTCGACTACGACCTGCACCGCGACCTCGAGCGGCCCGGCCGCTTCCTCTTCTACGAGAACTGGACGACCCGCGCCGCGTGGAACGCCCACATGGAATCGCCCCACCTGCGCCGCCACAGGGAGACCTCGCCGCCCCTGGTCGCCCGGGCCGAGATCCTGCAGATGGAGCCCACCGAAGGTCCGGACTAG
- a CDS encoding translation initiation factor Sui1 codes for MNRKVYSSEGGRLCPDCGEPADGCRCAATPAASRGSGRVRVGRETKGRRGKAVTVVSGLPLGAADLADLAKALKARCGAGGTVRDGVIEIQGDHRDTLVTELQSRGYDAKRSGG; via the coding sequence ATGAACCGCAAGGTCTACTCATCGGAGGGCGGGCGGCTGTGTCCCGACTGCGGCGAACCCGCCGACGGGTGCCGCTGCGCCGCCACGCCCGCGGCGTCGCGGGGCAGTGGTCGGGTGCGCGTGGGGCGGGAAACCAAGGGCCGTCGCGGCAAGGCCGTGACCGTGGTGTCGGGCCTGCCCCTGGGCGCCGCCGACCTGGCCGACCTGGCCAAGGCCCTCAAGGCGCGCTGCGGCGCGGGGGGCACGGTGCGCGACGGCGTCATCGAGATCCAGGGCGACCACCGCGACACCCTGGTGACCGAGCTCCAGTCGCGCGGGTACGACGCGAAGCGCAGCGGCGGCTAG
- a CDS encoding DUF1761 domain-containing protein, with amino-acid sequence MDSINIPGVLVGAVVSFLLGGLWYSKILFGELWRREVGGDPARAHHPVRVFGVSFVLSLLAAGVFAHHLGPGPLLRDAVLQGLLVGAAYAGTSLGINYQFSGRSTLLLLIDAGYHVCQFGLYGMVLGLWR; translated from the coding sequence GTGGACTCGATCAACATCCCAGGCGTCCTGGTGGGCGCCGTCGTGAGCTTCCTGCTCGGGGGGCTGTGGTACTCGAAGATCCTCTTCGGTGAGCTTTGGCGCCGCGAGGTAGGTGGCGATCCGGCGCGGGCGCACCATCCGGTGCGGGTGTTCGGCGTGAGCTTCGTGCTCTCGCTGCTCGCGGCGGGCGTCTTCGCGCACCACCTCGGACCCGGGCCCCTGCTGCGCGACGCGGTGCTGCAGGGGCTGCTCGTGGGGGCGGCCTACGCCGGCACCAGCCTCGGCATCAACTACCAGTTCTCCGGTCGCAGCACCCTGCTGCTGCTCATCGACGCGGGCTACCACGTCTGCCAGTTCGGCCTGTACGGCATGGTGCTGGGGCTGTGGCGCTGA